One genomic window of Argonema galeatum A003/A1 includes the following:
- a CDS encoding antitoxin Xre/MbcA/ParS toxin-binding domain-containing protein: MNPTKTPESPPIQDETARYEQVIDQLRRLMGGSMEYVNIWLNSPHPDLGGLTPQFFIDTGKIEVVESLAWAMEHCLIG, translated from the coding sequence AATCCCACAAAGACTCCCGAATCACCACCTATCCAAGACGAAACAGCCAGATACGAGCAAGTAATTGACCAGTTACGTCGGTTAATGGGAGGCTCAATGGAGTATGTTAATATCTGGCTAAACTCACCTCATCCTGACTTGGGAGGTCTTACACCTCAGTTTTTCATAGATACAGGCAAGATAGAGGTTGTCGAGTCCCTAGCCTGGGCGATGGAACATTGCCTTATTGGGTAA
- a CDS encoding RES family NAD+ phosphorylase, translating into MLTNNELIAAVAALPTSSLTGLAFRVIFVRYLDTALSSIGSVLGGRYNPPQAFQALYLTEESVTALLEVEALFKTGLKLRSIPKSPLIVLSIYYQLNAVIDITNFDNQQALGTNLQELTGNWRLMNALGQIAPSQMLGEAAYNLQTIEALKVPSARDPNTHNLIVFPDRLSANSSLRVYDDSGTINAQLP; encoded by the coding sequence GTGTTGACTAATAATGAATTAATCGCAGCTGTGGCTGCACTGCCTACTTCATCTCTGACAGGATTAGCATTTCGTGTTATCTTCGTAAGATATCTCGATACCGCTTTATCCTCGATTGGCTCTGTCCTGGGCGGCAGGTATAATCCACCTCAAGCATTTCAAGCACTTTACCTTACCGAAGAATCCGTAACCGCCTTGCTAGAGGTAGAAGCTTTGTTTAAAACCGGGTTAAAACTCAGGTCTATTCCGAAATCACCTCTGATTGTACTTTCTATTTACTATCAATTGAACGCTGTTATAGATATCACTAATTTTGATAACCAACAGGCATTAGGAACAAATTTACAAGAACTCACTGGAAATTGGCGGCTGATGAATGCACTGGGTCAAATCGCTCCTTCTCAAATGCTTGGAGAAGCTGCTTACAATTTACAGACAATTGAAGCTTTGAAAGTGCCTTCAGCGCGTGACCCAAATACTCACAATTTAATAGTATTTCCCGATCGACTTTCTGCAAATAGCTCTTTGCGCGTATACGACGACTCTGGCACAATTAATGCACAACTGCCTTGA
- a CDS encoding filamentous hemagglutinin N-terminal domain-containing protein: MSAFTKQQKLSDIAKANHLFPCFIFNLGKARTILFLLLYFALLVPEGEAQIVPDATLPINSIVTPQGNTNIIEGGTRAGGNLFHSFREFSVPTGTEAFFNNGLDIQNIFTRVTGNSISNIDGLIRANGTANLFLINPNGIIFGLNARLNIGGSLFASTANSIKFSSSIEFSATNPQTAPLLSVNVPIGLQYSGNPSEIRVQGKGQNLGAPGERESFDRSLNPLEVLPGNTIAIAGGNIIIDGGILQATDGQIELGGLAGEGKIGLNGDVETFHETSLQFPEGVPRSNVSIINKSAINVVGSGGSSITINAANIDISGASLLSGGIAKGLGTADAQGGNLSLNATETIAIASSRIENNINSNAIGNSGDINITAKSIAFTQGAVMDVSTFGQGRAGNVKIVASDTISFDGAENKEVSTGAESTVNEDALGDGGDINITARSLFITNGAVLTSTSKGTGAAGNIAVEADAIFLGNQAQISTETIKGNNPLTEDQASIRLQTQSLILRQNSTIATNARGSQIVGGNITINTDVLAALENSDISANSLNDRGGTIAINTQGIFGAQSLTREELQILLNTNDTNLLDPKLLSSSDITATGADSSLSGTVTINTPNVNPSSGLVDLPDNLVDATRLVVSACRPNSEEQSRLAIVGRGGLPPGPIEPISGNATWIDLRTSLAEGQRSRGAEGQRGRGETSASTEIVEAQGWVINSKGEVKLVAQAPIVTPYSSGIAQPECHAP; the protein is encoded by the coding sequence ATGTCAGCGTTTACAAAGCAGCAAAAACTGTCAGATATTGCTAAAGCTAATCACCTATTTCCCTGCTTCATTTTTAATCTGGGGAAGGCGCGTACTATTTTATTTTTACTTTTGTATTTTGCCTTGTTAGTTCCAGAAGGTGAGGCGCAAATTGTGCCAGATGCCACCCTGCCGATAAATTCGATCGTTACGCCGCAGGGAAATACCAATATTATTGAGGGGGGAACTAGAGCAGGTGGCAATCTTTTCCACAGCTTTCGGGAATTTTCTGTCCCTACTGGCACCGAAGCATTTTTCAACAATGGGCTGGATATCCAAAATATATTTACAAGAGTAACAGGTAACTCGATTTCTAATATTGATGGATTAATTCGAGCTAATGGCACCGCTAACTTATTCCTGATTAATCCGAATGGGATTATTTTTGGCCTCAATGCAAGGCTAAACATCGGTGGATCGTTGTTTGCGAGTACAGCAAATAGTATCAAATTTAGCTCTAGCATAGAATTCAGCGCCACCAATCCCCAAACCGCACCCCTGCTGAGTGTCAACGTACCGATTGGTTTGCAATATAGCGGAAATCCTAGTGAAATTCGGGTACAGGGGAAAGGTCAGAACTTGGGAGCCCCTGGCGAAAGGGAAAGTTTCGATCGCTCTCTCAATCCCCTAGAAGTTCTGCCAGGAAATACAATAGCGATCGCAGGCGGCAATATTATCATCGATGGCGGCATTTTACAGGCGACCGATGGACAAATTGAGTTAGGCGGACTAGCAGGAGAGGGAAAGATAGGGCTAAATGGTGATGTAGAGACGTTTCATGAAACGTCTCTACAATTTCCCGAAGGAGTGCCGCGATCGAATGTATCGATCATCAATAAAAGTGCCATTAATGTGGTAGGGTCTGGTGGCAGTAGCATTACCATTAATGCTGCGAATATAGATATTTCGGGAGCAAGTCTCCTCAGTGGTGGGATAGCAAAAGGTTTGGGAACAGCCGATGCTCAAGGGGGAAACCTTTCTCTAAATGCCACCGAAACGATCGCAATCGCATCGAGCCGCATAGAAAACAATATTAATTCCAATGCCATTGGCAATAGCGGCGACATCAACATCACCGCCAAATCGATCGCATTCACTCAAGGCGCTGTAATGGATGTCAGCACATTTGGACAGGGGAGAGCGGGAAACGTAAAAATTGTGGCTAGCGATACCATCTCCTTTGATGGTGCGGAGAACAAAGAAGTCTCCACGGGAGCCGAAAGCACTGTGAATGAAGATGCTTTAGGAGATGGAGGCGACATCAACATTACTGCGCGATCGCTGTTTATAACCAATGGCGCTGTATTGACCAGCACCAGTAAGGGGACTGGTGCGGCAGGCAACATCGCAGTCGAGGCTGATGCCATCTTTTTGGGTAATCAGGCGCAAATCAGCACGGAAACTATCAAAGGTAATAATCCTTTAACGGAAGATCAGGCTAGTATCAGACTGCAAACTCAATCCTTGATCTTGCGCCAAAATAGTACGATCGCAACTAACGCACGAGGAAGCCAAATCGTTGGCGGCAATATCACTATCAACACCGATGTGCTTGCTGCTTTGGAAAATAGCGATATCAGTGCCAATTCTCTCAACGATCGAGGTGGTACGATCGCCATCAATACCCAAGGCATCTTCGGCGCTCAGTCACTTACTAGAGAAGAACTGCAAATTCTACTGAACACTAACGATACTAACCTCTTAGATCCCAAACTGCTGTCTAGTAGCGATATCACAGCAACAGGTGCGGATTCTTCTTTAAGCGGTACGGTAACTATCAACACCCCCAATGTCAATCCCAGTTCTGGCTTAGTGGATTTGCCAGACAATCTGGTTGATGCTACCAGGCTAGTTGTTTCTGCTTGTCGTCCTAACTCAGAAGAACAAAGCCGACTTGCGATCGTAGGTAGAGGTGGTTTGCCACCAGGCCCGATCGAACCAATCAGCGGTAACGCCACATGGATCGATTTAAGAACAAGTTTAGCAGAGGGGCAGAGGAGCAGAGGGGCAGAGGGGCAGAGGGGCAGAGGGGAAACCTCTGCCAGCACTGAGATTGTAGAAGCGCAAGGATGGGTAATTAACTCTAAAGGGGAAGTGAAACTGGTAGCACAAGCGCCAATTGTCACACCCTACAGTTCCGGAATCGCACAACCGGAGTGTCATGCACCGTGA
- a CDS encoding ABC transporter ATP-binding protein codes for MAPAVLIEKLQKRYGKVEAVKDVSFQVEPGEIFGLLGPNGAGKTTTIRCICTLATPDAGKIEVSSINAIANPKAARQKLGYVAQEVALDKVLTGRELLQLQAALYHIPGKFAKERIDKMISSLGLQEYADQKTGTYSGGIRKRLDLAAGLLHKPDVLVLDEPTVGLDIESRVVMWDILRQLRDAGTTVLLTSHYLEEVDALADRVAIIDKGVVIAAGTPSELKDRVGGDRITLRIREFCPLEEAEKAKDMLKSFPFVQEAIINVAQGNSLNLVVTPQSDALITIQQALQAAGLPTFGIAQSRPSLDDVYLAATGRTLMDAELAAAGSRDPKAERKQNMK; via the coding sequence ATGGCTCCCGCAGTTTTAATCGAAAAACTCCAAAAGCGTTACGGTAAGGTTGAAGCCGTCAAAGATGTTTCCTTTCAGGTAGAACCGGGAGAGATTTTTGGTCTGCTTGGGCCAAATGGCGCTGGCAAAACAACAACCATCAGATGTATCTGTACCCTGGCGACGCCCGATGCTGGCAAAATTGAAGTATCTAGCATCAACGCGATCGCCAACCCCAAAGCAGCACGGCAAAAGCTAGGCTACGTGGCCCAAGAAGTTGCCCTCGATAAGGTGCTGACTGGTAGGGAATTACTGCAACTGCAAGCGGCATTATACCACATACCTGGCAAATTTGCCAAAGAGCGAATTGATAAAATGATAAGTTCGCTAGGATTGCAGGAATACGCCGATCAAAAAACTGGTACTTACTCTGGTGGTATCCGCAAGCGGTTGGATTTGGCTGCGGGATTGCTGCATAAACCAGATGTGCTGGTTTTGGATGAACCAACAGTAGGACTTGATATCGAAAGTCGCGTGGTGATGTGGGATATCTTGCGCCAGCTGCGGGATGCGGGGACGACTGTTTTACTGACAAGCCACTATCTAGAGGAAGTTGACGCGCTGGCTGACAGAGTGGCGATTATTGATAAAGGTGTGGTAATTGCTGCTGGTACGCCTTCGGAGTTGAAAGATAGGGTGGGAGGCGATCGCATTACCCTCCGCATCCGCGAGTTTTGCCCGCTCGAAGAAGCAGAGAAAGCCAAAGATATGCTAAAATCTTTTCCTTTTGTGCAAGAAGCGATTATTAACGTAGCTCAAGGGAACTCGCTCAATTTGGTAGTCACGCCTCAAAGCGACGCCTTAATTACCATTCAGCAAGCTCTACAAGCGGCTGGATTACCTACTTTTGGTATTGCACAATCGCGGCCTAGTTTGGATGATGTCTATCTTGCCGCGACGGGTAGAACGCTGATGGATGCGGAACTTGCTGCGGCTGGAAGTCGCGATCCCAAGGCGGAACGCAAACAGAATATGAAATAG
- a CDS encoding ABC transporter permease — MSSTVTPSKPNVSLKPEAMQVSPAPGFFGELVQETLALTRRLFIQLQRRPSTLIAGVIQPLIWLVLFGALFQNAPKGLFGDTVNYGQFLAAGVIVFTAFSGALNAGLPIMFDREFGFLNRLLVAPLASRYSIVFASAIFIITLSAIQTSAIIAASAFLGAGWPDPLGLGLISLILLLLVLGVTALSLGLAFALPGHIELIAVIFVTNLPLLFASTALAPLSFMPRWLQTIATLNPLSYAIEPIRYLYLNSDWALNSVVMQAPWGAVTLGGALLVLLVLDVVAFLTIQPLLRRTFA, encoded by the coding sequence ATGAGCAGTACTGTAACTCCTTCTAAACCAAATGTTAGCTTGAAGCCAGAGGCAATGCAGGTTAGTCCTGCACCGGGTTTCTTTGGCGAACTTGTGCAAGAAACTTTGGCTTTAACTCGTCGTTTGTTTATTCAATTACAGCGGCGTCCCTCAACTTTAATTGCTGGGGTTATTCAACCTTTGATCTGGTTGGTTTTGTTTGGGGCGCTGTTTCAAAATGCGCCTAAAGGACTTTTTGGCGATACTGTAAATTACGGACAATTTCTCGCCGCTGGTGTGATTGTTTTTACAGCGTTTAGCGGCGCACTGAATGCTGGTTTGCCGATAATGTTCGATCGCGAATTTGGCTTTCTCAATCGTTTGCTGGTTGCTCCCCTGGCTTCCCGGTATTCGATCGTCTTCGCTTCGGCTATATTCATAATTACCCTCAGCGCGATTCAAACGTCAGCAATTATCGCGGCGAGTGCTTTCCTGGGTGCGGGTTGGCCCGATCCTTTGGGTTTGGGTTTGATTTCGCTGATTCTCCTGTTACTGGTTCTCGGCGTAACGGCTTTGAGTTTGGGATTGGCTTTTGCATTACCGGGTCACATTGAATTGATTGCGGTAATTTTTGTTACCAACCTGCCTTTGCTGTTTGCCAGCACCGCTCTCGCACCTTTATCTTTTATGCCAAGGTGGTTACAGACGATCGCGACTCTCAATCCTTTGAGTTATGCGATCGAGCCAATTCGCTATCTCTATCTAAACAGTGATTGGGCGCTAAATAGCGTGGTAATGCAGGCTCCTTGGGGTGCTGTTACCTTGGGTGGGGCGCTGCTAGTGCTACTGGTTCTTGATGTGGTAGCATTTTTAACTATTCAACCCCTCTTGCGTCGAACTTTTGCTTGA
- a CDS encoding cupin domain-containing protein — protein MNERIFTLNTHVRFSDKRSVVTEIVSNENSSIAVWGVRPGQKVEAHFHPDGQDTWVMLQGNLTYHLGNSENRTLSPGELALAEQGQVHGAINEGTEDAVFVSIYSAPKIGYVKASP, from the coding sequence ATGAACGAAAGAATTTTCACACTCAATACCCACGTTCGCTTTTCTGATAAAAGGTCTGTGGTGACTGAAATTGTGAGCAATGAAAACTCTAGCATTGCTGTTTGGGGAGTACGACCCGGACAAAAAGTTGAAGCTCATTTCCACCCCGATGGACAAGATACATGGGTGATGCTACAAGGTAACTTGACTTACCACTTGGGTAATAGCGAGAATAGAACTTTGAGTCCTGGTGAATTGGCTTTAGCGGAACAAGGTCAAGTTCACGGAGCCATTAATGAAGGAACGGAAGACGCTGTATTCGTTTCTATCTACTCAGCACCGAAAATTGGCTACGTTAAAGCATCGCCTTAA
- the msrB gene encoding peptide-methionine (R)-S-oxide reductase MsrB, which yields MNKRNFLWGGTAMLGTALLSRYLPWSSTDMATANNESEITKTESEWRTILTPEQFNVLRKHGTERAHTSPLDKQYGKGTYVCAGCDLPLFSSETKFDSGTGWPSFFAPIEGAIGTSVDKSFFTTRVEVHCHRCGGHLGHVFNDGPQPTGKRYCMNGVSLEFIPS from the coding sequence ATGAATAAACGCAATTTTTTATGGGGTGGTACAGCAATGCTTGGCACCGCCTTGTTATCACGCTATCTACCTTGGAGTTCAACAGATATGGCAACCGCAAATAATGAATCTGAAATCACAAAAACTGAGTCAGAGTGGCGCACAATTTTGACTCCAGAACAATTTAATGTACTGCGTAAACATGGAACGGAACGTGCTCACACCAGTCCGCTTGATAAGCAATATGGTAAGGGGACTTACGTTTGCGCTGGGTGCGATCTACCACTTTTTTCATCTGAAACCAAATTCGATAGCGGTACTGGCTGGCCTAGCTTTTTTGCCCCAATTGAAGGCGCGATCGGCACATCTGTAGACAAGTCATTTTTTACGACCAGAGTTGAAGTGCATTGTCATCGCTGCGGCGGACATCTAGGTCATGTATTTAACGATGGCCCTCAACCAACTGGCAAACGTTACTGCATGAACGGTGTATCCCTGGAATTTATTCCTAGCTGA